The Thermothielavioides terrestris NRRL 8126 chromosome 2, complete sequence genome includes a region encoding these proteins:
- a CDS encoding glycosyltransferase family 34 protein (CAZy_ID 269935), whose product MSLSRSPSPVPGGGWASPGLNIASGRSSPIPGFTGSTTTPVKWESSRLKRGFGSGYPSFETKNQSFFGRHMRRFSSGLPRFNTSRHYADKEKLGRGRWSVHSVPLLGRIQSIMGRMGRRTKIRLLILLIILLSIYIFYNSPLVYHWRRSLWLGGGQKFVIILGANVGGGVMDWKGAREWAIERDSVRNKKKYVARWGYDLEIVDMSTKKRYAHEWRESWEKVDFVRTTLRKYPKAEWVWWLDLTTVIMEPSYSLQDHIFNHLEKHVYRDINEYNPLNITHPFTDVFLDAESQSPVGDGKASSINLILSQDCSGFNLGSFFVRRSIWTDRLLDIWWDPVAYEQKHMEWEHKEQDALEQLYISQPWIRKHTAFLPQRMINSFPKGACADKGIDPRIHYNEKDRDFLVSMAGCEWGRDCWGEMYSFRELSYYLNRTWWERFKEDFLALIWFKLTGQKVKF is encoded by the exons ATGTCTTTGTCGCGCAGCCCGTCGCCTGTCCCCGGAGGCGGCTGGGCAAGTCCGGGTCTCAACATCGCGAGCGGCCGATCGAGCCCAATACCGGGGTTCACGGGTTCGACCACAACACCGGTGAAGTGGGAGTCGTCCAGGTTAAAAAGGGGCTTTGGCTCTGGGTATCCCTCCTTCGAGACCAAGAACCAGAGCTTCTTTGGTCGACACATGCGCCGATTTTCGAGCGGCCTCCCACGCTTCAACACTAGCCGACACTACGCCGATAAGGAGAAGCTCGGTCGCGGCAGGTGGTCGGTCCACAGCGTGCCATTGCTAGGGAGAATACAAAGCATCATGGGACGCATGGGCAGGAGAACAAAGATAAGACTGCTGATCTTGCTTATCATCCTCCTCTCCATCTACATATTCTACAACAGCC CCTTGGTCTACCACTGGCGGAGATCCCTATGGCTTGGGGGCGGGCAGAAGTTCGTCATAATACTAGGGGCCaatgtcggcggcggcgtgatGGACTGGAAAGGCGCCAGGGAGTGGGCCATCGAGCGGGACTCGGTGCGGAACAAGAAGAAATACGTCGCTCGGTGGGGTTACGATCTCGAGATCGTGGACATGAGCACGAAGAAGCGGTATGCGCATGAGTGGCGGGAGAGCTGGGAGAAGGTCGATTTTGTCCGCACGACCCTCAGGAAATATCCCAAGGCCGAGTG GGTCTGGTGGCTCGACCTGACCACAGTGATCATGGAGCCGTCCTACTCGCTCCAAGACCACATCTTCAACCACCTCGAGAAACACGTCTATCGGGACATTAACGAATACAACCCGCTCAACATAACCCACCCGTTCACCGATGTATTCCTCGATGCCGAGTCGCAGAGTCCCGTGGGCGACGGCAAGGCCAGCTCGATCAATCTCATCCTGTCCCAGGACTGCTCCGGATTCAACCTGGGCTCCTTCTTTGTCCGTCGCAGCATCTGGACCGACCGGCTGCTGGACATCTGGTGGGACCCGGTGGCCTACGAGCAGAAGCACATGGAGTGGGAGCACAAGGAGCAGGACGCGCTGGAGCAGCTGTACATCTCGCAGCCGTGGATCCGGAAGCACACGGCCTTCCTGCCGCAGCGAATGATCAACAGCTTTCCCAAGGGCGCGTGCGCCGACAAGGGGATCGACCCCCGGATACATTACAACGAGAAGGACCGGGACTTCCTGGTCAGCATGGCAGGCTGCGAATGGGGGCGCGACTGCTGGGGCGAGATGTACAGCTTTCGCGAACTGAGCTACTACCTCAACCGGACCTGGTGGGAGCGCTTCAAGGAGGACTTCTTGGCCTTGATCTGGTTCAAGCTCACCGGTCAGAAGGTGAAGTTCTAG
- a CDS encoding glycoside hydrolase family 16 protein (CAZy_ID 269936), whose product MVRLRASFRFAGLAFAACSVRAASQYGLVDVYDASNFFTEFDFFTQPDPTNGFVKYVDAATANRDGLAGFTEGGVYLGVDYTNTTTTGRRSVRLTSKKAYTKGLFIADIAHMPAGATGSGSCGLWPAFWMFGPNWPNSGEVDVIEGVNSQTSNSVSLHTGAGCTISNTGTISTTKLLAANCQGNEGCTQQTTSSDNYGTGFNAAGGGVYAVEWTSAAIKVWFFPRGSPVATQLAAGADATSSSSSSSSSSSSSAASSPDPSTFGPPLAAFVGGPTCSIDQHFANHNLVFDTTFCGDWAGRVWADDETCSALASTCEDFVGQNPGAFTQAYWLVNGLRVYQAGGEAQGRQGRQQLRKVGFRRGGPAEGRRWRA is encoded by the coding sequence ATGGTCCGACTAAGGGCATCGTTCCGCTTTGCCGGTTTGGCATTTGCCGCATGCTCCGTCCGAGCGGCCTCCCAGTACGGCCTTGTGGATGTCTACGACGCGAGCAACTTCTTCACCGAGTTCGATTTCTTCACCCAGCCGGACCCGACGAATGGTTTCGTCAAGTACGTCGATGCTGCCACGGCAAACCGCGATGGATTAGCTGGCTTTACCGAGGGCGGTGTCTACCTCGGCGTCGACTACACCAACACGACCACCACAGGGCGCCGATCGGTCCGCCTCACCTCCAAGAAGGCCTACACCAAGGGCCTGTTCATCGCTGATATCGCTCACatgccggccggcgcgaccGGCTCTGGCTCGTGCGGCCTCTGGCCTGCCTTTTGGATGTTCGGGCCGAACTGGCCCAACTCGGGCGAGGTGGACGTTATCGAGGGCGTCAACAGCCAGACTTCGAACTCGGTCTCGCTGcacaccggcgccggctgcacCATTTCCAACACGGGCACCATCTCCACAACCAAGCTCCTGGCCGCCAACTGCCAAGGCAACGAGGGCTGCACGCAGCAAACGACCTCCTCCGACAACTACGGCACGGGCTtcaacgccgccggcggcggtgtgtACGCCGTCGAGTGGACAAGCGCCGCCATCAAGGTCTGGTTCTTCCCGCGCGGCAGCCCCGTCGCCACGCAgctcgccgcgggcgccgacgcgacctcgtcgtcgtcctcgtcttcgtcttcgtcttcgtcttcggcAGCGTCTTCGCCTGACCCGTCGACCTTCGGGCCCCCGCTAGCCGCCTTCGTCGGCGGGCCCACCTGCTCCATCGACCAGCACTTCGCCAACCACAACCTCGTGTTCGACACCACCTTCTGCGGCGACTGGGCCGGCCGGGTCtgggccgacgacgagacgtgctcggcgctggcgagcACGTGCGAGGACTTCGTCGGCCAGAACCCCGGCGCCTTCACCCAGGCCTACTGGCTGGTTAACGGACTGCGCGTGtaccaggccggcggcgaggcgcagGGCCGGCagggccggcagcagctgaGGAAGGTGGGCTTTAGAAGGGGCGGACCTGCGGAGGGGCGGAGGTGGCGGGCTTGA